In the genome of Myxococcus guangdongensis, one region contains:
- a CDS encoding D-alanine--D-alanine ligase: MGKRVGVLMGGWGEEREISLKSGEAVVAALESRGHHVTRIFAGPGLDRALRAAELDVAFIALHGRMGEDGRVQGLLELQELPYTGSGVLASALAMNKPFAKKLFRLHNLPTPQGYRVGRDDAGRAAELHGDLGFPCVVKPACGGSSVGLSVVREPQELVHAVAQACRFGGEALVERFVSGREVTVGILGDAVLGSCEVATPREGFDFEAKYKGGARYFLPPRLSATRVANVEALALAAYRALGCRGYARVDLLCSDTDNDVVLEVNTLPGFTPTSLLSKIAGHAGLDFPELVERILALATRDEAGILDAPEVTPVPVVDEPRRAVS; encoded by the coding sequence ATGGGCAAGCGCGTCGGAGTGCTGATGGGCGGGTGGGGTGAGGAGCGGGAGATTTCGCTCAAGAGCGGGGAGGCCGTGGTGGCGGCGCTCGAGTCCCGCGGCCACCATGTCACCCGGATATTCGCGGGACCCGGGCTGGACCGCGCGCTGCGGGCCGCCGAGCTGGACGTGGCCTTCATCGCGCTGCACGGGCGCATGGGCGAGGACGGCCGCGTGCAGGGCCTGCTGGAGCTGCAGGAGCTGCCTTACACCGGCTCGGGGGTGCTGGCGTCCGCGCTGGCGATGAACAAGCCCTTCGCCAAGAAGCTCTTCCGGCTGCACAACCTCCCCACGCCCCAAGGGTACCGCGTGGGTCGCGACGACGCCGGGCGCGCCGCGGAGCTGCACGGGGACTTGGGCTTCCCGTGCGTGGTGAAGCCCGCCTGTGGTGGCTCCTCGGTGGGCTTGAGCGTGGTGCGTGAGCCCCAGGAGCTGGTGCACGCGGTGGCCCAGGCGTGCCGCTTCGGCGGCGAGGCGCTGGTGGAGCGCTTCGTGTCCGGGCGCGAGGTGACGGTGGGCATCCTCGGCGACGCGGTGCTGGGCAGCTGCGAGGTGGCCACGCCGCGCGAGGGCTTCGACTTCGAGGCCAAGTACAAGGGGGGCGCCCGCTACTTCCTGCCGCCCCGGCTGTCCGCCACGCGCGTGGCCAACGTGGAGGCGCTGGCGCTCGCCGCGTACCGCGCCCTGGGCTGCCGGGGGTACGCGCGCGTGGACCTGCTGTGCTCGGACACCGACAACGACGTGGTGCTGGAGGTCAACACGCTGCCCGGCTTCACCCCCACCAGCCTCCTGTCCAAGATTGCCGGCCACGCGGGCCTGGACTTCCCGGAGCTCGTCGAGCGCATCCTGGCGCTGGCGACCCGCGACGAGGCGGGTATCCTCGACGCGCCCGAAGTCACCCCTGTCCCCGTCGTCGACGAGCCCCGCCGCGCCGTGAGCTGA
- a CDS encoding PEGA domain-containing protein has product MRPSSNRAMHAALSGWLVGMLAVGPAAAQSSLPLRLTPRAVPSASPSSVTVVAIPLDATARTEAARLAYWAEQSVARSGRLELVRLSEALDVQGKAEREAKAAEGAQAMKDGQAAYDELDTQKALERFDVAAKAFEAGDLSRGFGDFVRARVMKAASQVANGENAAAQLEIRAVLAVDPRAQFSSNFFPPDEMSFVDKERKAALAGSTVALTVRTEPVPAQVYVDGQFRGVSPVSLSGLTAADHFVTVMAPGYELEQRRAREGETALTLTPSASQRALQSISERIVRKPDGAERDVALRELGALAGVSQVLALLVQGGTGSAPVQVTGLRLDVTDGHNLGYAVGSVPVGEAMATGSDTFLSSLVGADTARLAGNKPVTHFASGGSSNRKTMGYVLMATGVALLAGGIYFGMEASSKEDDFRRAPQTSPRAKDFKDTGKTYALVADIGLVTGLVSAGLGSYFAFASGGGGSSPAPKASAPPARSRATPPPSKAAPAKSESLDMPPPPKGTKPVSEPLPMPPPPAKTTPPPAKTTPAPEPAPAPPPPARDSKRSRDEDAAQREEELKKRREEVERQRRELDERRKQEEAEAERQAEAKRKRDEEDKRKREEEEKKKKRPSIDDDDLRNY; this is encoded by the coding sequence ATGCGACCTTCGAGCAATCGCGCGATGCACGCGGCCCTCAGCGGGTGGTTGGTGGGCATGCTGGCCGTGGGCCCCGCCGCCGCGCAGTCGAGCCTCCCCCTCAGGCTGACGCCCCGAGCAGTCCCCTCCGCCTCTCCGTCCTCCGTGACGGTGGTGGCCATCCCGCTGGATGCCACGGCGCGCACGGAGGCGGCGCGGCTGGCGTACTGGGCCGAGCAGTCCGTGGCGCGCTCGGGCCGACTGGAGCTGGTGCGGCTGTCGGAAGCGCTGGATGTGCAGGGCAAGGCCGAGCGCGAGGCGAAGGCCGCCGAGGGCGCCCAGGCCATGAAGGACGGCCAGGCGGCGTACGACGAGCTGGACACGCAGAAGGCGCTCGAGCGCTTCGACGTGGCCGCCAAGGCGTTCGAGGCGGGAGACCTGTCGCGCGGCTTCGGCGACTTCGTCCGCGCCCGAGTGATGAAGGCGGCCTCGCAGGTGGCCAACGGTGAGAACGCCGCCGCGCAGCTGGAGATTCGCGCGGTGCTGGCGGTGGACCCGCGGGCGCAGTTCTCGTCCAACTTCTTCCCGCCCGACGAGATGTCCTTCGTGGACAAGGAGCGCAAGGCGGCGCTCGCCGGCTCCACCGTCGCGCTGACGGTGCGCACCGAGCCCGTGCCCGCCCAGGTGTACGTGGACGGCCAGTTCCGCGGTGTGTCCCCCGTGTCCCTCTCGGGCCTGACGGCGGCGGACCACTTCGTGACGGTGATGGCGCCGGGCTACGAGCTCGAGCAGCGCCGCGCCCGCGAGGGGGAGACGGCGCTCACGTTGACGCCCTCGGCCTCGCAGCGCGCGCTGCAGTCCATCTCCGAGCGCATCGTGCGCAAGCCCGACGGCGCCGAGCGGGACGTGGCCCTGCGCGAGCTGGGCGCGCTGGCCGGCGTGTCCCAGGTGCTGGCGCTGCTGGTCCAGGGCGGCACGGGCAGCGCGCCCGTGCAGGTGACGGGGCTGCGGCTGGACGTCACGGACGGCCACAACCTGGGCTACGCGGTGGGCTCGGTGCCCGTGGGCGAGGCCATGGCGACGGGCTCCGACACGTTCCTGTCCTCGCTGGTGGGCGCGGACACGGCGCGGCTGGCGGGCAACAAGCCGGTGACGCACTTCGCGAGCGGCGGCAGCAGCAACCGCAAGACGATGGGCTACGTGCTGATGGCCACGGGCGTCGCGCTGCTGGCGGGCGGCATCTACTTCGGCATGGAGGCCTCCTCGAAGGAGGATGACTTCCGCCGCGCGCCCCAGACGAGCCCCCGCGCCAAGGACTTCAAGGACACGGGCAAGACGTACGCGCTGGTGGCCGACATCGGCCTGGTGACGGGCCTGGTCTCCGCGGGTCTGGGCAGCTACTTCGCATTCGCCAGCGGCGGCGGCGGCTCCTCTCCCGCCCCCAAGGCGTCGGCCCCGCCGGCCCGCTCGCGCGCCACGCCCCCTCCGTCCAAGGCCGCGCCCGCGAAGAGCGAGTCGCTGGACATGCCGCCTCCGCCCAAGGGCACCAAGCCCGTGAGCGAGCCGCTCCCCATGCCTCCGCCCCCGGCGAAGACGACCCCGCCGCCGGCCAAGACGACTCCCGCGCCCGAGCCGGCTCCGGCGCCGCCGCCCCCCGCGCGCGATTCGAAGCGCTCGCGCGACGAGGACGCCGCCCAGCGCGAGGAGGAGCTCAAGAAGCGCCGCGAAGAGGTGGAGCGCCAGCGCCGTGAGCTGGATGAGCGCCGCAAGCAGGAAGAGGCCGAGGCGGAGCGTCAGGCGGAGGCCAAGCGCAAGCGCGACGAAGAGGACAAGCGCAAGCGCGAGGAAGAAGAGAAGAAGAAGAAGCGGCCGTCCATCGACGACGACGATCTCCGGAATTACTAG
- a CDS encoding S41 family peptidase, with protein MTRLSHPWRAALAALLLVSGPSAAQEKKDAGGSRPPGKAERAEKDDATYRQLETFARVLSYVENNYVEPPDRERLVYGAIQGMLDTLDPHTVFMPPDVFREMKIDTSGEWGGLGIEIARKNDRIIVVAPIDDTPASRAGLKAGDELVGIDGESTRGMDVGRAMQKMRGPAGGRVLLTIQRQGFTAPREIAIIRDHIRIISVEGALYGGIGHVKVKNFQERTDQYLRKELDRLRGLNGGKELRGLVLDLRNNPGGLLDQAVAVSDRFLPGNLPIVSTRGRDGRNSTEERSKDRDTEKNYPVVVLVNAGSASASEIVAGALQDHGRATLIGTPTFGKGSVQTVIELEDGSGLKLTIARYYTPKGRSIQERGITPDYVVPDEQGGKPGREAPREKDLQRHFRAEGSDEASPPSSTLKGPPENLVPWDVAAQLKDPPLKVALEYLHGLSTPGGRPPARAEGR; from the coding sequence GTGACGCGTCTCTCCCATCCATGGCGCGCGGCGCTGGCCGCGCTCCTCCTCGTGTCCGGGCCCTCGGCCGCACAGGAGAAGAAGGACGCGGGCGGGAGCAGACCTCCGGGCAAGGCGGAGCGGGCGGAGAAGGACGACGCCACCTATCGCCAGCTGGAGACCTTCGCGCGCGTGCTCTCCTACGTGGAGAACAACTACGTGGAGCCGCCGGACCGGGAGCGGCTGGTCTACGGCGCCATCCAGGGGATGCTCGACACGCTGGACCCGCACACCGTCTTCATGCCGCCCGACGTGTTCCGGGAGATGAAGATCGACACCTCGGGCGAGTGGGGCGGGCTGGGCATCGAAATCGCGCGCAAGAACGACCGCATCATCGTCGTGGCGCCCATCGATGACACGCCGGCGTCGCGCGCGGGGCTCAAGGCGGGCGATGAGCTGGTGGGCATCGACGGCGAGAGCACGCGGGGCATGGACGTGGGCCGCGCGATGCAGAAGATGCGCGGGCCCGCCGGTGGCCGCGTCCTGCTCACCATCCAGCGCCAGGGTTTCACCGCGCCGCGCGAAATCGCCATCATCCGGGACCACATCCGAATCATCTCCGTGGAGGGCGCGCTGTACGGCGGCATCGGCCACGTCAAGGTGAAGAACTTCCAGGAGCGCACGGACCAGTACCTGCGCAAGGAGCTGGACCGGCTGCGCGGCCTCAACGGCGGCAAGGAGCTGCGTGGGCTGGTGCTGGACCTGCGCAACAACCCCGGGGGCCTGTTGGACCAGGCGGTGGCGGTGAGCGACCGCTTCCTGCCGGGCAACCTGCCCATCGTCTCCACGCGGGGGCGCGACGGGCGCAACTCCACCGAGGAGCGCAGCAAGGACCGCGACACGGAGAAGAACTACCCCGTCGTCGTGCTGGTCAACGCGGGCAGCGCCTCCGCGTCGGAAATCGTCGCCGGCGCGCTCCAGGACCACGGCCGCGCCACGCTCATCGGCACGCCGACGTTCGGCAAGGGCAGCGTGCAGACGGTCATCGAGCTGGAGGACGGCTCCGGCCTGAAGCTGACGATTGCTCGCTATTACACACCCAAGGGCCGCAGCATCCAGGAGCGCGGCATCACCCCCGACTACGTCGTCCCGGACGAGCAGGGTGGGAAGCCCGGGCGCGAGGCGCCGCGCGAGAAGGACCTGCAGCGTCACTTCCGCGCGGAGGGCTCGGACGAGGCTTCGCCCCCGTCCTCCACGCTCAAGGGGCCTCCGGAGAACCTGGTGCCTTGGGACGTCGCCGCGCAGCTGAAGGACCCTCCGTTGAAGGTCGCGCTCGAGTACCTCCACGGGCTGTCGACCCCCGGTGGACGGCCTCCAGCGCGCGCCGAGGGTCGCTGA
- a CDS encoding alpha/beta fold hydrolase — MDLMGGMQKVMRRVLVARGVQSSTVEVGGQSVHFYSLKGQGKGPPVVLVHGLGGSANGFGRTFFGLSKRFSRVVAPDLPGHGFSVQYCGGQVCVRNQFEVLRNFVEQEVKEPAYVVGNSLGGAMSVNLASESPQWVRALALVASAGAELPVEESTALLNAFKVGTPAEARAFTRRLFHQAPLPALLLATELRRFYDTPTVKALTAEALESRLSLSPEAVGKLAMPVLFLWGGSERLLPSRSLDWFRSHLPAHAQVRVVQGFGHVPQMERPDELVSHLVRFADASGL, encoded by the coding sequence ATGGACCTCATGGGCGGAATGCAGAAGGTGATGCGACGGGTGCTGGTGGCCCGGGGTGTTCAGTCCTCGACAGTCGAGGTCGGCGGACAGTCGGTGCACTTCTACTCGCTCAAGGGGCAGGGGAAGGGGCCGCCGGTGGTGCTGGTGCACGGGCTGGGCGGCTCGGCGAACGGCTTCGGCCGCACGTTCTTCGGCCTGTCGAAGCGCTTCTCGCGCGTGGTGGCGCCGGACCTGCCGGGCCATGGCTTCTCGGTGCAGTACTGCGGCGGCCAGGTGTGCGTGCGCAACCAGTTCGAGGTGCTGCGCAACTTCGTCGAGCAGGAGGTGAAGGAGCCCGCGTACGTGGTGGGCAACTCGCTGGGCGGCGCCATGTCGGTGAACCTGGCGTCCGAGTCTCCCCAGTGGGTGCGCGCGCTGGCGCTGGTGGCTTCGGCGGGCGCGGAGCTGCCGGTGGAGGAGAGCACCGCGCTGCTCAACGCCTTCAAGGTGGGCACGCCCGCGGAGGCCCGCGCCTTCACCCGGCGCCTGTTCCATCAAGCCCCGCTGCCGGCGCTGCTCTTGGCGACCGAGCTGCGGCGCTTCTATGACACGCCCACCGTGAAGGCCCTCACCGCCGAGGCGCTCGAGTCTCGGCTGAGCCTCTCTCCGGAGGCGGTGGGCAAGCTGGCCATGCCGGTGTTGTTCCTGTGGGGCGGCAGCGAGCGGCTGTTGCCTTCCCGCTCGCTGGACTGGTTCCGCTCCCACCTGCCGGCGCATGCACAGGTGAGGGTGGTGCAGGGCTTCGGCCACGTGCCTCAGATGGAGCGTCCGGACGAGCTGGTGTCGCACCTGGTGCGCTTCGCGGATGCGTCGGGCCTCTGA
- a CDS encoding murein hydrolase activator EnvC family protein, protein MSRVLVLALGLVLLGLPAHAQKLEEAEQSALREKLAAQRATLALVESKKLTVLEGLELMEEMVAFSRRRVRALEADLALFRKRVILAEREEVLLREALRVQLRRLSPRLRTLYRVMRRRPLEVLLSAEDFSALVWRARALEASMAGDLDLLRGVQRVAHLQRQSTLELKRLQSSLATRVTFLQEQERLARAQHEALEEVVGSLAGEAELARRAVKELEQADAELSQVVRELKEAPATHGFGALKGKLPPPTRGIVEVGFGKVVNPRFNTVTVQKGLDIRAASGTPVIAVADGTVVYAGSLRGYGNLLILDHGDGYHTLMAHLSAVAPEVGAPVVAGEPVGEVGDTGSLKGSYLYFEVRKAGQAVDPAPWLAPTP, encoded by the coding sequence ATGAGCCGCGTCCTCGTCCTCGCTCTCGGACTGGTGCTCCTCGGTCTCCCCGCGCACGCGCAGAAGCTGGAGGAGGCGGAGCAGTCCGCCCTGCGCGAGAAGCTGGCCGCGCAGCGCGCGACGCTGGCGCTGGTGGAGTCCAAGAAGCTCACCGTGCTCGAGGGCCTGGAGCTGATGGAGGAGATGGTCGCCTTCTCGCGTCGCCGCGTGCGCGCGCTGGAGGCGGACCTGGCCCTGTTCCGCAAGCGCGTCATCCTGGCCGAGCGCGAGGAGGTGCTGCTGCGCGAGGCCCTGCGCGTCCAACTGCGCCGCCTGTCTCCCCGGCTGCGCACCCTCTACCGCGTCATGCGCCGCCGCCCGCTGGAGGTGCTGCTGTCCGCGGAGGACTTCTCCGCGCTGGTGTGGCGGGCCCGCGCGCTGGAGGCGAGCATGGCCGGAGACCTGGACCTGCTGCGCGGCGTGCAGCGCGTGGCCCACCTGCAGCGCCAGTCCACGCTGGAGCTGAAGCGGCTGCAGTCCTCGCTCGCCACGCGCGTGACGTTCCTCCAGGAGCAGGAGCGGTTGGCTCGCGCGCAGCACGAGGCGCTCGAGGAGGTGGTGGGCTCGCTCGCGGGCGAGGCGGAGCTGGCGCGCCGCGCGGTGAAGGAGCTGGAGCAGGCGGACGCGGAGCTCTCCCAGGTGGTGCGCGAGCTGAAGGAGGCGCCCGCCACGCACGGCTTCGGCGCGCTCAAGGGCAAGCTGCCCCCGCCCACGCGCGGCATCGTCGAGGTGGGCTTCGGCAAGGTCGTCAACCCGCGCTTCAACACCGTCACCGTGCAGAAGGGGCTCGACATCCGCGCCGCCTCCGGCACGCCCGTCATCGCCGTGGCCGATGGCACCGTCGTCTACGCCGGCTCGCTTCGCGGCTACGGCAACCTGCTCATCCTCGACCACGGGGACGGCTACCACACGCTCATGGCCCACCTGTCCGCCGTCGCCCCGGAGGTGGGCGCCCCCGTCGTCGCCGGAGAGCCGGTGGGCGAGGTGGGGGACACCGGCTCGCTCAAGGGCTCGTACCTCTACTTCGAGGTCCGCAAGGCAGGCCAGGCCGTCGACCCCGCACCCTGGCTGGCTCCGACGCCCTGA
- a CDS encoding cell division protein FtsX codes for MSALAKTRYFWRSAAVGLKHSPFVHFIAVTTIAIALFSAGLARGGARVLDNLLASLGGEVEVTVYLAPELGQDEAHGVRARVEALSQGQVTLVPPDAALARLRTELGDLGEALSELPENPLPAALELRVPPEQRTPEALQALAKELRGLPGVSGVDYGEQAVERLTAIARALSFGAMVAFVVVLGATVVIVAATLQLAIYSRREEIEIQKLVGATDRFVKAPFLLEGLLQGLLGAGVALLGLWAFGKLVGPTLGSLFAFLLGPGVAAPWVEPRLVLELVGAGCGLGLGGSFVAVGRFLRV; via the coding sequence ATGAGCGCGCTGGCGAAGACGCGGTACTTCTGGCGCTCGGCGGCGGTGGGGCTCAAGCACTCGCCCTTCGTGCACTTCATCGCGGTGACGACCATCGCGATTGCCCTGTTCTCCGCGGGGCTGGCGCGCGGCGGCGCCCGGGTGCTCGACAACCTCCTGGCCTCCCTGGGCGGCGAGGTGGAGGTGACGGTGTACCTGGCGCCGGAACTGGGCCAGGACGAGGCGCACGGCGTGCGCGCCCGCGTGGAGGCGCTCAGCCAGGGACAGGTGACGCTGGTGCCTCCGGACGCGGCGCTGGCGCGGCTGCGCACCGAGCTGGGCGATTTGGGCGAGGCCCTGTCGGAGCTGCCCGAGAACCCGCTGCCCGCGGCGCTGGAGCTGCGCGTGCCGCCCGAGCAGCGCACGCCCGAGGCGCTCCAGGCCCTGGCGAAAGAGCTGCGTGGGCTGCCCGGCGTGTCCGGCGTGGACTACGGCGAGCAGGCCGTGGAGCGGCTGACGGCGATTGCGCGCGCGCTGAGCTTCGGGGCCATGGTGGCCTTCGTGGTGGTGCTGGGCGCCACCGTCGTCATCGTCGCGGCCACGCTCCAGCTCGCCATCTATTCGCGGCGCGAGGAGATTGAAATCCAGAAGCTGGTGGGCGCCACGGACCGCTTCGTCAAGGCGCCCTTCCTGCTGGAGGGCCTGCTGCAGGGGCTGCTCGGCGCGGGCGTGGCGCTGTTGGGACTGTGGGCCTTCGGCAAGCTGGTGGGCCCCACGCTGGGCTCGCTGTTCGCGTTCCTCCTGGGGCCGGGCGTGGCGGCGCCGTGGGTGGAGCCGCGATTGGTGCTGGAGCTGGTGGGCGCGGGCTGTGGCCTGGGCCTGGGCGGCAGCTTCGTCGCGGTGGGGCGCTTCCTGCGCGTATGA
- the ftsE gene encoding cell division ATP-binding protein FtsE, translating into MIQFFHVYKAYPGDPPVLSDINLSVEKGEFVFLTGPSGAGKTTLLKLIFCAEKATKGQILVGGRNIARIRESAVPYLRRNIGVVFQDFKLLPHRTVEDNVSFTLDVLGVPRAQARDKVRRMLKLVGLEHKADSFPLRLSGGEQQRVVIARALVNDPTILLADEPTGNLDPALTVEIMDLLTQVNIRGTTVVVATHDATLLARYQKRTVRLERGQIVSDEDGVKAARRMVV; encoded by the coding sequence ATGATTCAATTCTTCCACGTCTACAAGGCGTATCCCGGCGATCCGCCGGTGCTCTCGGACATCAACCTCAGCGTGGAGAAGGGCGAGTTCGTCTTCCTCACGGGCCCCTCGGGCGCGGGCAAGACGACGCTGCTCAAGCTCATCTTCTGCGCGGAGAAGGCCACCAAGGGGCAGATTCTGGTGGGCGGCCGCAACATCGCCCGCATCCGCGAGTCCGCCGTGCCCTACCTGCGCCGCAACATCGGCGTGGTGTTCCAGGACTTCAAGCTGCTGCCGCACCGCACCGTGGAGGACAACGTGTCCTTCACGCTGGACGTGCTGGGCGTGCCCAGGGCGCAGGCGCGCGACAAGGTGCGCCGGATGCTCAAGCTGGTGGGGCTGGAGCACAAGGCGGACTCGTTCCCCCTGCGTCTGTCGGGTGGAGAGCAGCAGCGCGTGGTCATCGCGCGCGCGCTCGTCAATGACCCGACCATCCTCCTGGCGGACGAGCCCACCGGCAACCTGGACCCGGCGCTCACCGTCGAAATCATGGACCTGCTCACGCAGGTGAACATCCGCGGCACCACGGTGGTGGTGGCCACGCACGACGCCACGCTCCTGGCTCGCTACCAGAAGCGCACGGTGCGCCTGGAGCGCGGGCAGATTGTGTCCGACGAGGACGGCGTCAAGGCGGCGCGGCGGATGGTGGTATGA
- a CDS encoding SLC13 family permease: protein MGRFAGPLAAALIYGVPSGLHTLPGLDHRPAAAAAVAAWMALWWFTEAVPMAWTAVLPVVLFPLLGVFDTDSVAVAAGRSVLPFLDPYIFLFMGGMALGAGMEQWGLHRRIALLIMRAVGTGPQRLLFGMLAATAAVSLWISNTATAVMMVPIGMALLTQLRASEGRPLEHFGAALMLAVAYGSNIGGIGTKIGSPTNSVFAGVVSRRLGTDVGFVEYMVAALPFVLIFLPVTWAVLWRWARKDQMGPGQGGDVIARELEQLGPMSPGERTVGVVFLVAAVLWILGDPLRDALAPLVARATGGFKLGGKHYEATVAIVGAVTLLVLGRLSVAALRRVPWDTLLLLGGGFALAAGIEASGLASWMTSRLSELESLPGLVQYGTVASATILLSAIASNTATTNVMLNVLPASRPLLAVSTFAASCDFALPAGTPPNAIVFGSGVVRLPVMMRTGILLDVLAALLLTVYGVTWVRWVLP, encoded by the coding sequence GTGGGACGCTTCGCGGGGCCCCTGGCCGCCGCCCTCATCTACGGGGTTCCCTCCGGCCTGCACACCCTGCCTGGTCTGGACCACCGCCCCGCCGCCGCGGCGGCCGTGGCCGCGTGGATGGCCCTCTGGTGGTTCACCGAGGCCGTCCCCATGGCCTGGACGGCCGTGCTCCCGGTGGTGCTCTTCCCGCTGCTCGGCGTGTTCGACACGGACAGCGTCGCGGTGGCGGCGGGGCGCTCGGTGCTGCCGTTCCTGGACCCGTACATCTTCCTCTTCATGGGCGGAATGGCGCTGGGCGCGGGCATGGAGCAGTGGGGCCTGCACCGCCGAATCGCCCTGCTCATCATGCGCGCGGTGGGCACCGGCCCCCAGCGGCTCTTGTTCGGCATGCTCGCGGCCACCGCCGCCGTGTCGCTCTGGATTTCCAACACCGCCACCGCGGTGATGATGGTGCCCATCGGCATGGCGCTGCTCACCCAGCTGCGCGCGTCGGAGGGCCGCCCGCTGGAGCACTTCGGCGCGGCGCTGATGCTCGCGGTGGCCTACGGCTCCAACATCGGCGGCATCGGCACCAAGATTGGCAGCCCCACCAACTCCGTCTTCGCCGGCGTGGTGTCGCGACGGCTGGGCACCGACGTGGGCTTCGTCGAGTACATGGTCGCCGCCCTCCCCTTCGTCCTCATCTTCCTGCCCGTGACGTGGGCCGTGCTGTGGCGGTGGGCCCGGAAGGACCAGATGGGCCCGGGCCAGGGCGGGGACGTCATCGCCCGGGAGCTCGAGCAGCTGGGCCCCATGTCGCCCGGGGAGCGCACCGTGGGCGTCGTCTTCCTCGTGGCCGCGGTGCTGTGGATTCTCGGAGACCCGCTGCGTGACGCGCTCGCGCCCCTGGTGGCCCGCGCCACGGGCGGCTTCAAGCTGGGCGGCAAACACTACGAGGCCACGGTGGCCATCGTGGGCGCCGTGACGCTGCTGGTGCTGGGCCGGCTGTCGGTGGCCGCGCTGCGGCGGGTGCCCTGGGACACGCTGCTCCTGCTCGGCGGAGGCTTCGCGCTGGCGGCGGGCATCGAGGCCAGCGGGCTCGCCTCCTGGATGACCTCGCGCCTGTCGGAGCTGGAGTCGCTGCCGGGGCTCGTCCAGTACGGCACGGTGGCCAGCGCCACCATCCTGCTGTCGGCCATCGCCTCCAACACGGCCACGACGAACGTCATGCTGAACGTGCTGCCCGCCTCGCGGCCCTTGTTGGCGGTGAGCACCTTCGCGGCCTCATGCGACTTCGCCCTGCCCGCGGGCACGCCACCCAACGCCATCGTCTTCGGCAGCGGCGTGGTGCGCCTGCCGGTGATGATGCGCACGGGCATCCTGCTGGACGTCCTCGCCGCGCTGCTGCTCACCGTCTACGGCGTCACCTGGGTGCGGTGGGTGCTGCCCTAG
- the carF gene encoding plasmanylethanolamine desaturase, with amino-acid sequence MKKTNEIKNKVRLQDAQVLAEGYSPAIRAMEIGAIVSFMTLELLLVYRLYNNPHGGPWLLLSAVLLGYLAADFVSGFVHWMGDTWGSTEMPILGKALIRPFREHHVDEKAITRHDFVETNGNNCLISLPVAVAAVCMPLSSSGWVFVSSFLGAMIFWVMATNQFHKWSHMDAPPALIGFLQRIHLILPPAHHQIHHTAPFNKYYCITVGWLNWPLNLVSFFPLMERLITRVTGLVPREDDIGDEAARALVEAEGAAEPPVVQAAKELLTKATTTTEEAAPATVTTRPSA; translated from the coding sequence ATGAAGAAGACGAACGAGATCAAGAACAAGGTCCGCCTGCAGGACGCCCAGGTCCTGGCCGAGGGCTACTCCCCCGCCATCCGCGCCATGGAGATTGGCGCCATCGTCAGCTTCATGACGCTGGAGCTCCTCCTCGTCTATCGGCTCTACAACAACCCGCATGGCGGGCCGTGGCTGCTGCTCAGCGCGGTGCTGCTGGGCTACCTGGCCGCGGACTTCGTCTCCGGCTTCGTGCACTGGATGGGGGACACGTGGGGCTCCACGGAGATGCCCATCCTCGGCAAGGCGCTCATCCGCCCCTTCCGCGAGCACCACGTCGACGAGAAGGCCATCACCCGCCACGACTTCGTGGAGACCAACGGCAACAACTGCCTCATCTCGCTGCCGGTGGCCGTCGCCGCGGTGTGCATGCCGCTGTCCAGCTCCGGCTGGGTGTTCGTCTCCAGCTTCCTGGGCGCGATGATCTTCTGGGTGATGGCGACCAACCAGTTCCACAAGTGGTCGCACATGGACGCGCCGCCGGCCCTCATCGGCTTCCTGCAGCGCATCCACCTCATCCTGCCGCCGGCCCACCACCAGATCCACCACACGGCGCCCTTCAACAAGTACTACTGCATCACCGTGGGCTGGCTGAACTGGCCGCTGAACCTGGTGTCCTTCTTCCCGCTGATGGAGCGCCTCATCACCCGCGTCACCGGGCTGGTGCCGCGCGAGGACGACATCGGTGACGAGGCCGCCCGCGCGCTCGTGGAGGCCGAGGGCGCCGCCGAGCCTCCCGTGGTCCAGGCCGCCAAGGAGCTGCTCACCAAGGCCACCACCACGACGGAGGAGGCCGCGCCCGCCACCGTCACCACCCGCCCCTCCGCCTGA